A portion of the Anoxybacillus gonensis genome contains these proteins:
- the groL gene encoding chaperonin GroEL (60 kDa chaperone family; promotes refolding of misfolded polypeptides especially under stressful conditions; forms two stacked rings of heptamers to form a barrel-shaped 14mer; ends can be capped by GroES; misfolded proteins enter the barrel where they are refolded when GroES binds) produces the protein MAKEIKFSEEARRAMLRGVDKLADAVKVTLGPKGRNVVLEKKFGSPLITNDGVTIAKEIELEDPFENMGAKLVAEVASKTNDVAGDGTTTATVLAQAMIREGLKNVTAGANPMGIRKGIEKAVAVAVEELKAISKPIEGKDSIAQVAAISAADEEVGQLIAEAMERVGKDGVITLEESKGFTTELDVVEGMQFDRGYVSPYMITDSDKMEAVLENPYILITDKKVSSIQELLPVLEQVVQQGKPLLIIAEDVEGEALATLVVNKLRGTFTAVAVKAPGFGDRRKAMLQDIAILTGGEVITEELGRELKSTTIASLGRAAKVVVTKEHTTIVGGAGRAEDIQARINQIRAQLEETTSEFDREKLQERLAKLAGGVAVIKVGAATETELKERKLRIEDALNATRAAVEEGIVAGGGTALMNVYSKVAAIEAEGDEATGVKIVLRAIEEPVRQIAQNAGLEGSVIVERLKTEKPGVGFNAATGEWVDMIEAGIVDPTKVTRSALQNAASVAAMFLTTEAVVADKPEENKGTPGMPDMGGMM, from the coding sequence ATGGCAAAAGAAATTAAATTCAGCGAAGAAGCTCGTCGTGCGATGTTACGCGGTGTAGATAAATTAGCTGATGCAGTAAAAGTAACATTAGGTCCAAAAGGTCGTAACGTTGTATTAGAGAAAAAATTTGGTTCTCCATTAATTACAAATGACGGTGTAACAATCGCAAAAGAAATCGAATTAGAAGATCCGTTTGAAAATATGGGTGCGAAGCTTGTTGCGGAAGTAGCAAGCAAAACAAACGATGTTGCCGGTGACGGTACAACAACAGCGACTGTATTAGCGCAAGCGATGATTCGTGAAGGATTGAAAAACGTAACAGCTGGTGCGAACCCAATGGGTATTCGCAAAGGTATTGAAAAAGCTGTTGCTGTTGCAGTAGAAGAATTAAAAGCAATCTCTAAACCAATTGAAGGCAAAGACTCAATCGCTCAAGTTGCAGCGATTTCTGCGGCTGACGAAGAAGTTGGTCAATTAATCGCAGAAGCAATGGAACGCGTTGGAAAAGACGGCGTAATTACATTAGAAGAGTCTAAAGGCTTCACAACAGAATTAGATGTTGTGGAAGGTATGCAATTTGACCGTGGTTATGTATCTCCATACATGATTACGGATTCTGACAAAATGGAAGCTGTATTAGAAAATCCATACATCTTAATTACAGATAAAAAAGTTTCAAGCATTCAAGAACTTCTTCCTGTATTAGAACAAGTTGTTCAACAAGGTAAACCATTATTAATCATTGCTGAAGATGTAGAAGGCGAAGCGCTTGCAACATTAGTTGTAAACAAACTTCGCGGTACATTCACAGCAGTTGCAGTAAAAGCGCCTGGCTTCGGTGACCGTCGTAAAGCGATGCTTCAAGATATCGCGATCTTAACAGGCGGTGAAGTCATCACAGAAGAATTAGGTCGTGAATTGAAATCAACAACAATTGCTTCACTTGGTCGTGCAGCGAAAGTTGTTGTAACAAAAGAACATACAACAATTGTTGGTGGCGCTGGTCGTGCAGAAGACATTCAAGCACGCATCAACCAAATCCGCGCTCAATTAGAAGAAACAACTTCTGAATTTGACCGTGAAAAATTACAAGAGCGCTTAGCAAAATTAGCTGGTGGCGTTGCGGTTATTAAAGTCGGTGCTGCAACTGAAACTGAATTGAAAGAGCGCAAATTACGCATTGAAGACGCATTGAACGCAACACGTGCGGCAGTTGAAGAAGGTATCGTTGCCGGCGGTGGTACAGCGTTAATGAACGTATACAGCAAAGTTGCGGCTATTGAAGCGGAAGGCGACGAAGCAACTGGTGTGAAAATCGTTCTTCGTGCGATCGAAGAGCCAGTTCGTCAAATCGCACAAAACGCTGGTTTAGAAGGCTCTGTCATCGTAGAGCGCTTAAAAACAGAAAAACCTGGCGTTGGCTTCAACGCAGCAACTGGCGAGTGGGTTGACATGATCGAAGCGGGTATTGTTGACCCAACAAAAGTTACTCGTTCTGCGCTTCAAAACGCAGCATCTGTTGCCGCTATGTTCTTAACAACAGAAGCAGTCGTTGCGGATAAGCCAGAAGAAAATAAAGGCACACCTGGCATGCCTGACATGGGCGGCATGATGTAA
- a CDS encoding ABC-F family ATP-binding cassette domain-containing protein, translated as MIILQVNQLSKSYGAEQVLSDIKLEIQEKDRIALVGRNGAGKSTLLKIIAGQLSYDTGEVIKPKHVTIGYLDQYTGLHAHHSIWEEMLNVFAPLQQMEKQLRDLEQQMSLHGADYERLLEHYDRLQTEFKEKGGYQYEADIRSVLHGLRFSQYDYTTKVSTLSGGQRTRLALGKLLLAKPDLLILDEPTNHLDMETLQWLEQYLKNYDGAILIVSHDRYFLDQIVTQVYELSRTKIKKYVGNYTSYLQQRAEQFEQQLKLYEKQQEEISKLKDFIQRNIARASTTKRAQSRRKQLEKMNIIEKPLGDEKSASFRFEIERPSGNDVLTATNLAIGYDQIIATNLSFRVTRGDSIALIGPNGIGKSTLLKTIIKQLPVKHGELRYGTNVQIGYYDQEQAQLTSNKRVIDELWDEDRLKTEKEIRTILGNFLFSGDDVLKPVQTLSGGEKARLALAKLMMKKANVLVLDEPTNHLDLDSKEVLEQALIEYPGTIIFVSHDRYFINKIATKIYELSTDGLIEYLGDYDYYVAKKAELLELGQIAQETTTDESSSLKRSYEEEKERKKLERQRKRKIEQLEIEMEQLEQQIATYEQQLYDPSCYNNYEKARDTQAKIEQLKQKFDELFEQWELLQQ; from the coding sequence ATGATCATTTTACAAGTAAATCAACTATCCAAATCATATGGGGCGGAACAAGTTTTATCAGACATTAAGCTTGAAATACAAGAAAAAGACCGTATCGCGTTAGTTGGAAGAAATGGTGCAGGAAAATCGACATTATTAAAAATCATTGCCGGCCAATTGTCATATGACACAGGGGAAGTGATTAAACCGAAACACGTAACAATTGGCTACTTAGATCAATATACTGGTTTGCACGCCCATCACTCCATTTGGGAAGAAATGCTCAATGTGTTTGCCCCGCTTCAACAAATGGAAAAACAATTGCGTGACCTAGAACAACAAATGAGCTTGCACGGTGCCGACTATGAGCGCTTACTTGAGCATTACGACCGTTTACAAACGGAATTTAAAGAAAAAGGTGGCTATCAATATGAAGCCGATATTCGTTCTGTGCTTCATGGCCTCCGCTTTTCTCAGTATGACTACACAACAAAAGTATCCACGTTAAGCGGTGGACAGCGAACGCGGCTAGCGCTCGGCAAACTGCTTCTAGCTAAACCAGATTTGTTGATTTTAGACGAACCAACAAACCATTTAGATATGGAAACATTGCAATGGCTTGAACAATATTTAAAAAATTATGATGGGGCCATTCTTATCGTCTCACACGATCGCTATTTTCTTGACCAAATCGTGACACAAGTGTATGAATTATCACGCACAAAAATAAAAAAATACGTTGGAAACTATACAAGTTATTTACAGCAACGGGCGGAACAATTTGAACAACAATTGAAACTGTACGAAAAACAACAAGAAGAAATTTCAAAATTGAAAGATTTTATTCAACGAAATATTGCCCGTGCATCGACAACAAAGCGAGCTCAAAGCAGAAGAAAACAACTAGAAAAAATGAATATCATTGAAAAGCCGCTCGGTGATGAAAAATCGGCATCGTTTCGCTTCGAAATTGAACGCCCAAGCGGAAATGACGTATTAACAGCTACCAATTTAGCCATTGGTTATGATCAAATCATCGCAACAAACCTCTCATTTCGTGTCACTCGCGGTGATAGCATCGCACTTATTGGGCCAAATGGAATTGGAAAATCGACTCTTTTAAAAACGATCATTAAGCAACTCCCTGTAAAACATGGGGAACTACGCTACGGAACAAATGTACAAATTGGGTATTACGATCAAGAACAAGCTCAATTAACATCGAACAAACGTGTCATCGATGAACTATGGGATGAAGATCGATTAAAGACGGAAAAAGAAATTCGCACGATTCTCGGAAACTTTTTATTTTCTGGTGACGATGTATTGAAGCCAGTGCAAACATTAAGCGGCGGTGAAAAAGCCCGGCTCGCTCTCGCCAAACTAATGATGAAAAAAGCCAACGTATTAGTGTTAGACGAACCGACAAACCATTTAGATTTAGACAGCAAAGAAGTGCTAGAACAAGCGCTTATTGAATACCCAGGAACAATTATCTTCGTTTCCCACGACCGTTATTTTATTAACAAAATCGCAACAAAAATATACGAGTTATCCACAGACGGTCTCATTGAATATTTAGGGGACTACGATTATTACGTGGCGAAAAAAGCAGAGCTACTCGAACTTGGACAAATCGCTCAAGAGACAACAACGGACGAATCATCGTCACTAAAACGCTCATATGAAGAAGAAAAAGAACGAAAAAAATTAGAGAGACAACGAAAACGAAAAATAGAGCAGCTAGAAATAGAAATGGAACAACTCGAGCAACAAATTGCAACGTATGAACAACAATTATATGATCCTTCCTGCTACAACAACTATGAAAAAGCCCGAGATACACAAGCGAAAATTGAACAACTGAAACAAAAATTCGATGAATTATTCGAACAATGGGAACTTTTACAACAATAA
- the guaA gene encoding glutamine-hydrolyzing GMP synthase: MIVVLDFGSQYNQLITRRIREFGVYSELHPHTITAEQIQQMNVKGIVFSGGPNSVYDEQAFTCDPAIFELGIPILGICYGMQLMTHHLGGKVEKATHREYGKATIAVQRVSRLFSDLPTEQIVWMSHGDLVTKTPEGFTVDATSPSCPIAAMSDETRKFYAVQFHPEVRHSVYGNELLKRFVFHVCECKGDWTMGSFIDHEVRKIRELVGDKKVLCALSGGVDSSVAAVLVHRAIGDQLTCIFVDHGLLRKGEAESVMKTFREGFHMNVIKVDAKERFLNKLKGVSDPEQKRKIIGNEFIYVFDDEAAKLDGIEFLVQGTLYTDIIESGTATAQTIKSHHNVGGLPEDMKFKLIEPLNTLFKDEVRALGTELGIPDEIVWRQPFPGPGLGIRVLGEVTEEKLDIVRESDAILREEIKKAGLDRDIWQYFTVLPDIRSVGVMGDARTYDYTVGIRAVTSIDGMTADWARIPWDVLEVISTRIVNEVPHVNRVVYDITSKPPATIEWE; this comes from the coding sequence ATGATCGTCGTTTTAGATTTCGGGAGTCAGTACAATCAGTTAATTACACGCCGTATTCGTGAGTTTGGTGTGTACAGTGAGCTGCATCCACATACGATTACAGCGGAGCAAATTCAACAAATGAACGTAAAAGGAATTGTCTTTTCAGGTGGCCCAAATAGTGTATATGACGAACAAGCATTTACGTGCGATCCGGCCATTTTTGAGTTAGGCATTCCGATTTTAGGCATTTGTTATGGAATGCAGTTAATGACGCATCATTTAGGTGGAAAAGTGGAAAAAGCGACCCACCGAGAATATGGAAAAGCAACGATTGCGGTGCAACGCGTTTCTCGACTGTTTAGTGACTTACCGACAGAACAAATTGTTTGGATGAGTCATGGGGATTTAGTGACAAAAACACCGGAAGGGTTCACTGTTGATGCAACAAGCCCATCTTGCCCAATTGCCGCGATGAGTGATGAAACGAGAAAGTTTTACGCCGTTCAGTTTCATCCAGAAGTGCGCCATTCCGTATATGGAAATGAGCTATTAAAACGATTTGTGTTTCATGTTTGTGAGTGCAAAGGCGACTGGACAATGGGAAGTTTTATCGATCACGAAGTTCGTAAAATTCGTGAGCTTGTCGGCGATAAAAAAGTACTTTGCGCTTTAAGTGGCGGTGTTGATTCATCGGTAGCAGCTGTTCTCGTCCATCGTGCTATTGGTGATCAGTTGACGTGTATTTTTGTGGATCACGGCTTACTTCGCAAAGGAGAAGCGGAAAGCGTTATGAAAACGTTCCGTGAAGGATTCCATATGAACGTCATTAAAGTAGACGCAAAAGAGCGGTTTTTAAATAAATTAAAAGGTGTAAGTGATCCGGAGCAAAAACGGAAAATTATCGGGAATGAGTTTATTTACGTGTTTGACGATGAAGCAGCAAAGTTGGATGGCATTGAGTTTTTAGTACAAGGTACACTTTACACGGATATTATTGAGAGCGGAACGGCAACAGCTCAAACCATTAAATCACATCATAATGTCGGCGGCTTACCTGAAGATATGAAATTTAAATTAATTGAGCCGCTAAACACGCTGTTTAAAGATGAAGTACGTGCCCTTGGTACAGAATTAGGGATTCCGGATGAGATCGTATGGCGTCAGCCGTTCCCAGGACCAGGACTTGGTATTCGGGTGTTAGGTGAAGTGACAGAAGAAAAGTTAGATATCGTTCGTGAATCGGATGCCATTTTGCGTGAAGAAATTAAAAAAGCAGGTCTTGATCGTGATATTTGGCAATACTTCACCGTCCTCCCTGACATTCGTAGCGTAGGAGTGATGGGAGATGCTCGTACGTACGATTATACGGTCGGTATTCGTGCAGTGACATCAATTGATGGCATGACAGCAGACTGGGCACGTATTCCTTGGGATGTGCTTGAAGTCATTTCAACGCGTATTGTTAATGAAGTACCTCACGTCAACCGCGTTGTGTATGATATTACAAGCAAACCACCAGCAACGATCGAATGGGAGTAA
- a CDS encoding YdiK family protein — translation MKSEPLFYFLMGILFTYFAVDSADDGIWDVTTMLFILIATLDFGTAIRSLLKKTSRS, via the coding sequence ATGAAGTCTGAGCCGTTGTTTTACTTTTTGATGGGCATTTTATTCACTTATTTTGCTGTTGATAGTGCTGACGATGGCATTTGGGACGTCACAACGATGCTATTTATTCTTATTGCTACATTAGATTTTGGCACCGCTATTCGTTCTTTATTGAAAAAAACCTCCCGCTCGTAA
- a CDS encoding DUF6944 family repetitive protein encodes MNQPKALIGSFIQAVGTVTSAVGSIPSLSDKKQFALDLWGNVLQATGNALEADAETSDTLGVYGNEIQAIGNITVIAGLLNKEGNRLEITGNWLQSLGGLISFSDDWGDKHSSALNPIGNLLQAIGNALQAIGGIYEERGNKTEGQSLGIVGSWVQAIGSILCFLSQLERKAQSAPISPKVSPHPAGNGEMSPSLAPRRAHKPHRGGLSPPQCGAERLEPMALGARHQLKKDYPSSNGVVFV; translated from the coding sequence ATGAATCAACCGAAAGCGCTGATCGGTTCATTTATTCAAGCGGTAGGTACTGTCACTTCGGCCGTCGGAAGCATCCCTTCTTTAAGCGATAAAAAACAGTTTGCTCTTGATTTATGGGGAAACGTGCTGCAAGCAACAGGAAACGCCCTAGAGGCAGATGCTGAAACATCCGATACATTAGGTGTATATGGAAACGAAATTCAAGCTATCGGGAACATCACCGTTATCGCTGGACTACTAAACAAAGAGGGAAATAGATTAGAAATTACAGGAAACTGGTTGCAGTCCTTAGGGGGACTTATTTCGTTTTCAGATGATTGGGGGGATAAACATTCATCCGCACTAAACCCAATCGGAAATTTACTTCAAGCGATCGGCAACGCCTTGCAGGCCATCGGCGGTATATATGAAGAAAGAGGAAATAAAACCGAAGGACAGTCGCTCGGCATCGTTGGATCATGGGTTCAAGCTATTGGATCTATTCTTTGTTTTTTAAGTCAACTAGAAAGAAAAGCGCAAAGCGCCCCAATTTCGCCTAAAGTCAGCCCGCATCCTGCGGGCAACGGCGAAATGTCGCCATCCTTGGCTCCGCGAAGAGCGCACAAGCCCCACCGAGGAGGCTTGTCGCCGCCGCAGTGTGGGGCGGAGCGACTCGAGCCGATGGCGCTTGGAGCTAGACATCAATTAAAAAAAGACTACCCCTCTTCCAATGGGGTAGTCTTTGTATGA
- a CDS encoding NCS2 family permease: MKKYFQFDELGTNYKREIIAGLTTFLSMAYILFVNPSILSLSAVPDLPNEMRMDQGAVFTATAIAAAVGSLLMGVIARYPIALAPGMGLNAFFAFTVVLTMGIPWQTALSGVLMSGLIFILLTLSGIREKIINSIPEDLKYAVGAGIGLFITFIGFQNAGIIVNNDAVLVGLGHLTNGNTLLAIFGVIVTVILMVRGVNGGIFIGMVVTAIVGMITGLIDVPTKVVGSVPSLAPTFGVAFEHFDQIFNIKMLAVVLTFLFVDFFDTAGTLVAVANQAGLLKENKLPRAGKALFADSCATVVGAILGTSTTTSYIESSAGVAAGGRTGFASVVTAILFLLALFFSPLLSVVTAPVTAPALIIVGVLMVSSLGKIEWTRFEIAVPSFLTLIAMPLTYSIATGIAIGFIFYPITMIAKGKGKEVHPIMYGLFVIFILYFAFLVE, encoded by the coding sequence ATTAAGAAGTATTTCCAATTTGATGAGCTTGGTACAAATTATAAGAGAGAGATTATTGCAGGCTTAACGACGTTTTTATCTATGGCTTACATTTTATTTGTTAATCCGTCTATTTTGTCGTTAAGTGCGGTGCCAGATTTACCAAATGAAATGAGAATGGATCAAGGGGCTGTATTTACCGCAACAGCGATTGCGGCCGCTGTTGGATCGCTATTAATGGGGGTAATAGCACGTTATCCTATTGCGCTTGCTCCGGGGATGGGATTAAATGCTTTCTTTGCTTTCACTGTTGTATTGACGATGGGCATTCCTTGGCAAACAGCATTATCTGGTGTTTTAATGTCTGGACTTATTTTTATTTTACTAACATTAAGTGGTATACGTGAAAAAATTATTAACTCGATCCCAGAAGACTTAAAATATGCGGTTGGAGCAGGGATTGGATTATTCATTACGTTTATCGGATTCCAAAACGCAGGCATTATTGTAAATAACGATGCGGTTCTCGTAGGATTAGGGCATTTGACAAATGGAAATACATTATTGGCGATCTTCGGTGTAATTGTTACCGTTATTTTAATGGTTCGTGGTGTCAACGGTGGAATTTTCATTGGCATGGTCGTTACTGCGATTGTGGGAATGATTACGGGATTAATTGATGTGCCGACAAAGGTAGTAGGTTCTGTACCAAGCCTTGCACCTACGTTTGGAGTAGCGTTTGAACATTTCGATCAAATTTTTAATATAAAAATGTTGGCGGTTGTGTTAACATTCTTGTTCGTCGATTTCTTTGATACAGCAGGAACATTAGTTGCTGTGGCGAATCAAGCAGGTTTATTAAAAGAAAATAAATTGCCACGGGCAGGAAAAGCACTTTTTGCGGATTCTTGTGCAACGGTAGTCGGGGCAATTTTAGGTACGTCAACTACTACATCGTACATTGAGTCATCAGCTGGAGTAGCAGCAGGTGGGCGCACAGGTTTTGCTTCTGTTGTAACAGCCATTTTATTTTTGCTTGCCTTGTTCTTTTCTCCATTACTATCTGTTGTAACAGCACCTGTTACAGCGCCAGCATTAATTATTGTCGGTGTACTTATGGTATCATCTCTTGGGAAAATTGAGTGGACTCGTTTTGAAATTGCTGTTCCTTCATTTTTAACGTTAATTGCAATGCCTTTAACATATAGTATTGCAACAGGAATTGCGATTGGGTTTATTTTCTATCCAATTACAATGATTGCAAAAGGTAAAGGGAAAGAAGTTCACCCGATTATGTATGGTTTATTCGTTATTTTCATTCTATACTTTGCGTTTTTAGTTGAGTAA
- a CDS encoding CPBP family intramembrane glutamic endopeptidase, which produces MKKQYWYVIITYIAMQLSSLIGVPLLAHSGFVDASNKEVALSIASGYWAVISFSIAFLFVLYFMREDMKYSYDRHQASIGTSIFWGIGGFFLALFSQGIAANIEMHVFGVEMGSENTRRIVEMVKLTPALMLVTSIVGPILEEIIFRKIIFGTLYQKYNFFLSATVSSLLFAVVHLEFEHLLLYATMGFVFAFLYVKTKRILVPIAAHVLMNTFVVAIQTLFAEEIEKIMKEAEQMQFVIWRLFS; this is translated from the coding sequence GTGAAAAAGCAATATTGGTATGTCATTATTACATACATCGCCATGCAGTTATCTAGTTTAATTGGCGTTCCTTTGCTTGCACATAGCGGATTTGTTGACGCATCAAATAAAGAAGTCGCCCTATCCATTGCCTCAGGTTATTGGGCTGTCATTAGCTTCTCGATCGCTTTTCTTTTCGTTCTTTATTTCATGAGAGAAGATATGAAATATTCGTACGATCGCCATCAAGCATCTATCGGAACGTCAATTTTTTGGGGAATTGGCGGGTTCTTTCTTGCCCTTTTCTCTCAAGGCATCGCAGCAAATATTGAGATGCACGTATTTGGCGTCGAGATGGGGTCCGAAAATACGAGACGCATTGTTGAGATGGTGAAGCTAACACCAGCGCTTATGCTCGTCACTTCGATCGTCGGACCGATTTTAGAAGAAATCATTTTTCGAAAAATTATTTTTGGAACGCTGTATCAAAAATATAACTTTTTCTTATCAGCAACTGTCAGTTCCCTTTTATTTGCTGTCGTTCATTTAGAGTTTGAACATTTGCTTCTTTATGCAACGATGGGATTTGTATTTGCTTTCTTATATGTGAAAACAAAGCGTATTCTCGTTCCTATTGCAGCACATGTACTGATGAATACATTTGTCGTTGCTATTCAAACGTTATTTGCTGAAGAAATTGAAAAGATAATGAAAGAAGCAGAACAAATGCAATTCGTGATTTGGAGGCTGTTTTCATGA
- a CDS encoding redox-sensing transcriptional repressor Rex, which produces MNNEQPKIPQATAKRLPLYYRFLKNLHASGKQRVSSAELSEAVKVDSATIRRDFSYFGALGKKGYGYNVNYLLSFFRKTLDQDETTEVALFGVGNLGTAFLNYNFSKNNNTKIVMAFDVDPDKVGTEVGGVPVYHLDELEEKLGGITVAILTVPAQVAQPITDRLVQKGIKGILNFTPARLHVPEHIRVHHIDLAVELQSLVYFLKHYGNE; this is translated from the coding sequence GTGAATAATGAACAACCAAAAATTCCGCAGGCGACCGCAAAGCGACTACCGTTGTATTATCGTTTTTTGAAAAACTTGCATGCATCAGGAAAGCAGCGTGTATCTTCAGCGGAGTTAAGTGAAGCCGTAAAAGTCGATTCAGCAACGATTCGCCGTGATTTTTCATACTTTGGTGCGCTTGGAAAAAAAGGATACGGTTATAATGTAAATTATTTGCTGTCGTTTTTCAGAAAAACGTTGGATCAAGATGAAACGACAGAAGTAGCGTTGTTCGGTGTCGGTAATTTAGGTACGGCATTTTTAAATTACAATTTTAGCAAAAACAATAATACGAAAATTGTGATGGCATTCGATGTAGATCCAGATAAAGTAGGAACGGAAGTCGGAGGAGTGCCTGTTTATCATTTAGATGAATTGGAAGAAAAACTAGGTGGGATTACGGTAGCCATTTTAACCGTTCCAGCCCAAGTTGCCCAACCGATTACCGATCGGCTTGTCCAAAAAGGCATTAAAGGGATTTTAAACTTCACGCCTGCTCGTCTGCATGTACCTGAACACATTCGTGTTCATCATATTGATTTAGCGGTCGAATTGCAGTCACTTGTTTACTTTTTAAAACATTACGGAAATGAGTAA
- the groES gene encoding co-chaperone GroES, protein MLKPLGDRIVIELIQTEEKTASGIVLPDTAKEKPQEGKVVAVGSGRVLDNGERVAPEVSVGDRIIFSKYAGTEVKYDGKEYLILRESDILAVIG, encoded by the coding sequence GTGTTGAAGCCACTAGGTGATCGTATTGTCATTGAATTAATTCAAACTGAAGAAAAAACAGCGAGCGGAATTGTTTTACCAGACACAGCGAAAGAAAAACCACAAGAAGGAAAAGTTGTTGCAGTTGGTTCAGGTCGCGTTCTTGACAATGGTGAGCGCGTAGCTCCAGAAGTAAGCGTTGGTGACCGCATCATCTTCTCAAAATATGCGGGTACAGAAGTAAAATATGATGGAAAAGAATACTTAATCTTACGTGAAAGCGACATTTTAGCTGTGATTGGTTAA